One genomic region from Marinobacter szutsaonensis encodes:
- a CDS encoding zf-HC2 domain-containing protein, whose translation MSCREIRVSLVAYLNNELPAQHREKVAEHLSVCAACSRALEAERLLGEKLQVRQRIPAPSWGFESRVLSAATTETARQGRWSHRVLGGAVAAALALGVSLGVILNKGASPEPEQQLAGEQALEPVVFEPVEQTVKLAFRSGQALDNVTLTLELPPNVELSPWPGRQELSWRISLDAGENVVSLPLRVLFPGRGELVARLNTGEQQKSFRVEIPGASENQEVPAS comes from the coding sequence ATGTCCTGTCGGGAAATCCGCGTAAGCCTTGTTGCTTACCTGAACAATGAGTTGCCAGCCCAGCACCGGGAGAAGGTGGCTGAGCACCTGTCAGTGTGCGCAGCATGCAGCCGGGCGCTGGAAGCGGAACGGCTGCTGGGTGAGAAACTGCAGGTTCGCCAGCGCATTCCCGCGCCGTCATGGGGGTTTGAATCCCGGGTGCTTTCGGCGGCAACAACAGAGACGGCCCGGCAGGGGCGCTGGAGCCATCGGGTGCTTGGTGGCGCTGTCGCGGCGGCGCTGGCGCTGGGGGTTTCACTGGGTGTGATTCTGAACAAGGGAGCCTCTCCCGAACCAGAGCAGCAGTTAGCTGGCGAGCAGGCACTGGAGCCTGTGGTTTTCGAGCCCGTTGAACAGACGGTTAAGCTGGCATTCCGTTCGGGCCAGGCATTGGACAATGTCACCCTGACCCTTGAGCTGCCACCGAACGTGGAGCTGTCTCCATGGCCCGGTCGGCAGGAGTTGAGCTGGAGGATCAGTCTGGATGCTGGCGAGAATGTGGTTTCCCTGCCGTTGAGGGTATTGTTTCCCGGCAGGGGAGAATTGGTCGCTCGCCTGAATACGGGAGAGCAGCAAAAGAGTTTCCGGGTCGAGATTCCCGGTGCGAGTGAAAATCAGGAGGTGCCGGCATCATGA
- a CDS encoding RNA polymerase sigma factor, translating to MSILSFKPGKKRRFEILIQPHLEPMYRFAFRLAGQQQDAEDLVQDVVVKLYPRLDELESVDQLRPWLNRVLYRHFIDQLRRKGRQGDRPMSELVEADSQADWLDSLDAEDTGPMALLELERLGPELDRVIATLEPDQRTLLLLHDVDGWRQDEIAEILDIPLGTVKSRLHRVRAALRKKLLQQLEPTASAGRVKN from the coding sequence TTGTCGATTCTCTCCTTCAAGCCAGGTAAAAAACGGCGTTTCGAGATCCTGATCCAGCCCCATCTTGAGCCCATGTACCGTTTTGCCTTCCGGCTGGCGGGTCAGCAGCAGGATGCCGAGGATCTGGTCCAGGATGTGGTGGTCAAACTGTATCCCCGTCTGGATGAGCTGGAGTCGGTGGACCAGTTGCGCCCCTGGCTGAACCGGGTGCTGTACCGGCATTTTATAGACCAGCTGCGGCGCAAGGGCCGGCAGGGTGATCGGCCCATGAGCGAGCTGGTGGAGGCGGACAGCCAGGCCGACTGGCTCGACAGCCTGGATGCCGAAGACACCGGGCCAATGGCCCTGCTTGAGCTGGAACGACTGGGCCCGGAGCTGGACCGGGTCATTGCCACCCTTGAGCCCGACCAGCGTACATTGTTGCTTCTCCACGATGTGGATGGCTGGCGCCAGGATGAGATTGCGGAAATTCTGGACATCCCCCTGGGGACGGTGAAATCCCGCCTGCATCGGGTCCGTGCGGCACTGAGAAAAAAATTACTGCAACAGCTGGAACCAACAGCAAGCGCCGGGCGTGTGAAAAACTGA
- a CDS encoding tetratricopeptide repeat protein, which translates to MKVSVLTRAGALGAFLALAGCASGPGSIYVPIGGGEQTRAPEPPRTSTSEPEEAPVWRKSEQPEEPAVVEERRDTAPSYQDSGERLSPAAQSLVSEADNLLAQGNTSGAISRLERAQRIAPRSAEVYFKLSEAYVAAGQLGSAEQFTLKGLSLAGDNTRLQRAGWLLLADIRRARGNVAGADQAEARAAAL; encoded by the coding sequence ATGAAAGTATCTGTGCTGACCCGTGCGGGCGCCCTGGGCGCCTTTCTCGCTTTGGCAGGCTGTGCCAGTGGTCCTGGCTCCATATACGTGCCTATTGGTGGCGGGGAGCAAACCAGAGCCCCGGAGCCACCCCGCACCTCCACCAGCGAGCCGGAAGAAGCGCCGGTGTGGCGCAAGAGTGAGCAACCGGAGGAACCCGCCGTTGTTGAGGAGCGCAGGGATACTGCGCCCAGCTACCAGGATTCGGGAGAGCGTCTTTCTCCGGCCGCCCAGAGTCTGGTGAGTGAAGCCGATAACCTTCTGGCCCAGGGTAATACCTCCGGAGCCATTTCCCGCCTGGAGCGGGCACAGCGCATCGCACCCCGTTCCGCGGAAGTCTACTTCAAGCTTTCCGAGGCCTATGTGGCCGCCGGTCAGCTGGGTAGCGCGGAACAGTTTACTCTGAAGGGACTATCGCTGGCTGGTGACAATACCCGTCTGCAGAGGGCAGGGTGGTTGTTGCTGGCGGATATTCGCCGGGCCCGGGGGAACGTGGCCGGGGCGGATCAGGCGGAAGCGCGGGCTGCGGCGCTATAG
- the mrcB gene encoding penicillin-binding protein 1B, whose protein sequence is MAKSKTPRKSSRKTPKPSRRPWFWRLFFRVSLIGLVLLAGWMVYLDAVVTSRFEGRRFEIPSRVYARPLELYDGASVSTTALQRELELSGFRRGDGNKAGSYSRDGNRFVISTRGFRFPDGEEARRRIAFGIYGDRVENFRVLSGDPAPIVRLEPAQIGGIYPTHKEDRILVELDKVPELLPATLMAVEDQNFYDHFGIAPLSIARAMLVNLRAGEIVQGGSTLTQQLVKNFFLTREQTLLRKGNEALMSVLLEWHYEKDDILETYLNEVYLGQAGTRSINGFGLASQFYFGESLNNLEIHQIALLVGMVKGPSYYNPRRNPERATDRRNLVISEMEEAGLIDPSQAARARGLPLGVSEQPSYSENRYPAYIDLVRRHLARDYREEDLRSEGLRIFTTLNPAIQYAAEYAVEETVPRLASGEAREALEAALVVTAKDSGEVLALVGGKDPGFAGFNRALDAERPIGSLIKPFIYLSALAQPDRYTLISPVNDKSFVLEFDDGRRWEPRNYDKKERGEVPLHEALSNSYNLPAVRVGLDIGVDVVAETLQAFGVTSSISRYPSMLLGSVSMTPVTVAQMYQGLATSGFNTPLRTIREVTDSQGEPLNRYPLEVDQVADPAAVHLVQYAMQEVMQEGTGRSAYYTIPEQLTVAGKTGTTDDGRDSWFAGFSGDLLAVAWVGRDDNGPTSLSGASGALPIWSRFMAGVPQHGFSPVVPDGVNYHWVNAERQALTDEYCDNARLVPFIAGSEPDQEVSCSGNLQRRIQGWFEGLFR, encoded by the coding sequence ATGGCAAAATCAAAGACTCCCCGCAAATCCTCCCGCAAAACCCCGAAACCCAGCCGTCGGCCCTGGTTCTGGCGCCTGTTTTTCCGGGTCTCCCTGATCGGCCTGGTGTTGCTCGCCGGCTGGATGGTGTACCTGGACGCCGTCGTCACCTCACGGTTCGAGGGTCGTCGGTTCGAGATTCCCTCCCGGGTATACGCTCGGCCCCTGGAACTGTATGACGGAGCCAGCGTCAGTACGACCGCCCTGCAGCGGGAACTGGAGCTGTCCGGGTTCCGTCGGGGAGACGGTAACAAGGCCGGCAGCTACAGTCGCGATGGCAATCGCTTCGTGATCAGCACCCGGGGCTTCCGCTTTCCGGACGGCGAGGAGGCACGACGTCGGATTGCCTTTGGCATCTATGGTGATCGGGTCGAAAACTTCCGGGTCCTGAGTGGTGACCCTGCACCGATCGTGCGCCTGGAGCCGGCGCAGATTGGTGGTATCTACCCGACCCACAAGGAAGACCGCATCCTGGTCGAGCTGGACAAAGTACCGGAGCTGCTGCCGGCAACCCTGATGGCGGTGGAAGACCAGAATTTCTATGACCATTTCGGCATTGCGCCCCTATCCATCGCCCGGGCCATGCTTGTCAATCTCCGGGCAGGGGAGATCGTCCAGGGGGGGAGCACGCTGACCCAGCAGTTGGTGAAGAACTTCTTCCTGACCCGGGAGCAGACCCTGTTGCGCAAGGGTAACGAAGCGCTGATGTCGGTGCTGCTGGAATGGCATTACGAGAAGGACGACATTCTTGAAACCTATCTGAACGAGGTTTACCTCGGCCAGGCGGGCACCCGCAGCATCAACGGCTTTGGCCTGGCCAGTCAGTTCTATTTCGGTGAATCCCTGAATAACCTCGAGATTCACCAGATTGCCCTGCTGGTGGGAATGGTCAAGGGACCAAGCTACTACAATCCCCGCCGGAATCCCGAACGGGCCACCGATCGCCGGAATCTGGTGATCTCCGAGATGGAAGAAGCCGGGCTGATTGATCCGAGCCAGGCAGCCCGGGCCCGGGGACTGCCCCTGGGGGTCAGTGAACAGCCTTCCTACTCCGAGAACCGTTATCCGGCCTACATTGATCTGGTGCGTCGGCACCTGGCCCGGGATTACCGGGAGGAAGATCTGCGCAGTGAAGGCCTGAGGATTTTCACCACCCTGAATCCGGCCATCCAGTATGCCGCTGAATACGCAGTTGAAGAGACCGTGCCCCGGCTTGCCAGTGGTGAGGCCCGGGAAGCCCTTGAGGCGGCCCTGGTGGTGACCGCCAAGGACAGCGGCGAGGTATTGGCCCTGGTTGGCGGCAAGGATCCCGGATTCGCGGGCTTCAACCGGGCACTGGACGCTGAGCGCCCGATTGGTTCCCTGATCAAGCCGTTCATCTATCTCTCGGCGCTGGCTCAGCCGGACCGCTATACGCTGATTTCGCCAGTCAACGACAAATCCTTCGTGTTGGAATTTGACGACGGCCGCCGCTGGGAGCCCAGGAACTACGACAAGAAGGAGCGCGGTGAGGTACCCCTTCACGAGGCGCTGTCCAACTCCTACAACCTGCCGGCGGTTCGGGTCGGGCTGGATATCGGCGTCGACGTGGTCGCCGAGACCCTTCAGGCGTTCGGTGTGACGTCGTCCATCTCCCGCTATCCGTCTATGCTCCTTGGCTCGGTTTCCATGACGCCGGTCACCGTCGCCCAGATGTATCAGGGGCTGGCCACATCCGGCTTCAACACGCCTTTGCGCACCATCCGTGAGGTGACGGATTCACAGGGGGAACCACTGAATCGCTATCCGCTGGAGGTGGACCAGGTGGCGGACCCGGCAGCAGTTCATCTGGTGCAGTATGCGATGCAGGAAGTCATGCAGGAGGGTACCGGGCGTTCGGCTTACTACACCATCCCTGAGCAGTTGACCGTTGCCGGCAAGACCGGCACCACCGATGACGGCCGCGATTCCTGGTTTGCCGGTTTCAGCGGTGATCTGCTGGCGGTTGCCTGGGTGGGCCGGGATGACAACGGCCCCACTTCGCTGTCTGGTGCTTCGGGGGCGCTGCCGATATGGTCCCGGTTCATGGCCGGCGTACCCCAGCATGGTTTCTCACCGGTAGTGCCGGACGGTGTAAACTATCACTGGGTCAATGCCGAGCGGCAGGCTCTCACCGACGAATACTGCGATAATGCGCGCCTTGTTCCGTTCATTGCCGGCAGCGAGCCGGATCAGGAGGTATCCTGTTCTGGTAATCTGCAGCGTCGAATTCAAGGCTGGTTTGAAGGATTGTTCCGATGA
- a CDS encoding DUF4382 domain-containing protein: MKRSIQIFAVSALAAGIAACGGSSDGGSSTGSVSVGLTDAPIDNADAVNIEVEALVLQAPDGERLRYEFDFPQPLNLLELQGGAVEALIQDEEVPAGEYNWMRLEVGTNNTIEIDGAVYDLTTPSARGVQTSGFIVPAGGEVALTIDFDVRKSIVNPQNDSTYKLKPVVRLVDDSTVGTISGTVTPELINEQCTDVTSMDESFIGNVYVHKEYDQVPDDIGSENEPLVVVPVTNNGTESTYTAAFIPTGEYTVSYSCGDDFVETADGQPADDDLTFVGMQNVEVNEGETSTANFDTQVAQ; encoded by the coding sequence ATGAAGCGCTCAATCCAGATTTTTGCTGTATCTGCACTGGCAGCGGGTATTGCCGCTTGTGGTGGTAGTAGTGATGGTGGCTCGTCTACCGGTAGTGTGAGTGTCGGGCTCACGGACGCACCGATTGATAATGCCGATGCCGTAAACATCGAGGTCGAGGCACTGGTACTGCAAGCACCAGACGGTGAGCGTCTCCGGTATGAATTTGACTTCCCACAGCCGCTCAACCTTCTCGAACTTCAGGGCGGCGCCGTTGAAGCGCTCATTCAGGACGAGGAAGTGCCAGCTGGAGAGTACAACTGGATGCGCCTGGAAGTTGGCACCAACAACACCATTGAGATCGATGGTGCTGTCTACGACCTAACCACTCCGTCAGCACGCGGTGTTCAGACCAGCGGCTTCATAGTTCCTGCCGGTGGAGAAGTTGCGCTGACCATCGACTTTGATGTTCGCAAATCCATTGTCAATCCACAGAATGATTCAACCTACAAGCTCAAGCCTGTGGTGAGGCTCGTCGACGATTCAACCGTGGGGACAATCAGCGGCACCGTAACGCCGGAACTCATCAACGAACAATGCACTGACGTTACCTCAATGGATGAGTCTTTCATTGGCAACGTTTATGTTCATAAAGAGTACGATCAAGTTCCAGACGATATTGGGAGCGAGAACGAACCATTGGTCGTAGTCCCGGTCACCAACAATGGAACTGAAAGCACATACACAGCAGCATTCATTCCGACGGGCGAATATACCGTCAGCTACTCCTGCGGCGATGACTTCGTCGAAACCGCTGATGGCCAACCGGCTGATGACGATCTGACATTTGTCGGGATGCAGAATGTAGAGGTAAATGAGGGCGAAACCTCAACTGCGAACTTCGATACTCAAGTAGCTCAGTAA